A segment of the Manihot esculenta cultivar AM560-2 chromosome 13, M.esculenta_v8, whole genome shotgun sequence genome:
GTGGTTAAAATCATCTCCTCCCTGAATAACCCTCGACTCTACCTCATCATGGACTTGTAATCGCGACTTAAGTATGGCCACCTGTGTCTCCAGCCCATCAAATGGTTTGTGCTCTTCAGAAATATTCATGGACAATAGGGGGGAGTTCTCAGGAGCTACTATTTCTGTCTCCAGACAGGTGGCTGCCACAAGATTGTTTTGTCCACTGCAATCTGGACATAGATTTATGTCCTTTTCTATCATTTCAATGGCATCAAACTTGCGACCACATTTAGAACAAACTTTTGCGTTTTCACTACTATCAACTTCTAAAAGATCAGCTTTGACACATAAAGATTCCGAAGCACAACCCATTTCCATATCAATTTCGTGGTGACTGTTCTCTTCAGAGTCATTAGGTTCACATTCAGTGGCAGGAGTTCTGTCAACATCACCAACCTGAAAGGATGAACCATCATCTGCATCATGCCTGACATCCTTATTTAATGTATCATCCTTATCAAAGGCAAATACTTCTTCCCGAGCATCAGAATATCTTGTTTTTTCACTTTCCATTGCCATGTCTTCCTGGTGGGGGTCACTTCCTTCAATATAAGGTGCAATGCTCATACCTTGATCAGAACTTGCATTGCTGCTGGTTGTAACTGAAGAATTCCTAGACATCAAAGAACGACGTGCAGAATTTGCTTTTGCAACATAGAAGGTAGAACTGGGCACACTAGATAAGAGTGGTCTGAACATGTTCTGAGGACTCTTTCTATGATCCTACGCAAAAAATTGATCAAGATAAAGGATCTGTGCATTAATACCTCTGCAGACATGTGACAAATCTCCTAAACGTTTTTAATCTAATTTGCACAAAGAACCATAGACCACATGTTTCTGACAAATTAGAAAACCTCTTCACATTTAAACACTACTCCAATATGGATAAAGCTAGCTCGCTCTTATAAATTCTTTCATTATATAGTTCAacaaatttcttttctttcataGAAAACCATATTTGTTCAATATTACTCATGAAGAGGACAAACAGCTATTTTATGCTTTATTTTAGAGACGCGGGGGGGTAGGGCGGCGGTGTTGGAGATTCTAATTGAGCCTGATTAGTTGACTAACAAGGGCCTCCCACATGCTTTCAGAAATTACAGCTGAATTCCTTGTGACTTTAGGTGCTATAATTGACTTCTTAATAGTAGGATAGCAGGGTAGTACACTAAGCACTATGCTGTTACATATTTTAGCTTCTAATGTAGGTAAAAGTAATGGCATTTATGACAAAATTGAATATATTTATCCACCATAAGAAAATTTTGAGTTTCATGTCATGGAGGAGAAGTGCAGGAATGACTGAAGAAAACCAAGTGCTAACCAACTTTCAATTAGGATGTCCATTATTTTTCTGAAGTTAGAGCATGGTGTATTTTGCCCCAAAAGCAGTGTATAATTCAATAATTGTGAGACAGAAAAGTGAagcaatataaaaaaaagaaacaagtgAACTACTTAGAATTCAGAGTTTTGCTCAGAATCATATGATTGCCTTTAACCCCAGAAGGCACGTATATTAACCAactctttactttttttttttttttgatatttcaagAAGATACTTGTAAAATCTTATTATAAAGAATGCAATTTAGAGGAAATAGACAATAAAATACCATTTGACGTAGAGCAGAATCAAAGGATCTTTTTGGAGCAGAACTAGGAGATATTATTCTTGTTGGTTTCTTAGAAAATGCCACAGCTCTATTATTTGAAAACGTGTCGGCCGCCTTTGAAGCCAAGCGGTCTAAACTACCAACACGAATCGACTGCACGGagtccacatcatcatcaccaGATGACACAACAGACCCTCTACTGTGTAAGCTAATCCGATCTCGCTCTTGACTGTGTGATGAACTCACACTTCTAGAAGCAGTCGGAGACATTGATTGCCGTCTGAATTTTGAGCTCAAGTCCCTACCATTTCTAGATGCTGGTGAAGAACCCCTTACGTATGATGCTGGTCGATCTGCCAGAGAAGTGCGGAGATTAGGTGGTGCTTCAGAAGGGAAACCAGGAATATTTGATTGCCATGCCCTTATTTTCGGTGAAGTAGAATTCCCTCTACTTGTCCTTACAGGGGAAACTCCCCTTCCTCCTGATCCTGTGCTTGTCCTCCTTGGGGTTGGAGTTGAAGACCTTGGACCAGGTGGTGAAGCTTTACTTGGAGGAGGAGAAGGCCTACGTGAAGGACTGGCAGGTCGTTGGCTGGGAGTTGGGCTAGAATGAGATGCTGATGATGGCCTTCCCCTCGACTGAATTGAACTATTACAGGACCTCGGTGATGGGCTCAAGCGATTTGGACTTGCACTGCCCCTACTGCTTCTGTAACTCTTCTCCATCTGCATATGGACGAACTCTTATTTGCAGGAAAACCAAAACATTTAAGCAGTttgttctttcctttttttttttaaaagaaaactttAGGGGTGTACAAGTAAACATAATTGTGCTCCATTATATAAAAGTGACCAATAACCTACTGTGGATGATCTTGATATAGTGATAGGCTGACTCCGAGGTCTGCCCCTGGATGCAACATTAACTGCTGGTGGCTCATCATCCAGTGAAGGAAAAAGTGGAGTGTCGGGAGGAGTTAACAACCTTAAGACATCAATAACAACAGATTATTCAGTCATCACTAATACCGGCCAAAATCTCGATGCAAATGATTAAATGCAATTCAATTCTCGTCAAATCAGTATTTTGCTTGACTCTTGAACAAACCGAAATTGATTAAGAAAATAGAATTTCCAGCATTTACAGCATGAAACTTAAATTATACTTTAGACATACATGGATTAGATGCGTTTCTCATGTAAAACTTAAATATTTCTTTCTTGACATTTCTGAACAAAAAGGTTTGCAAGGTGTCATAAAGCCAGTGCTTAACAATGGCAAGTTAACAAAGTATCAGCAGAAGAAAATCATAACCCACCAATCATAGTCATTCTTCTCCCCATCCGCATTAAGCAGTTCACTATTTTCTCCCCGAACAGGAATAGAGATTCCAAGCTTGAAATCTGAAAAGTGCCTCAACTTTTTGGCTGTATGCAATAGtttcaacaaaataacataaagcAACGTCATCAACCAGaagaaacataaaacaaatACTTTTATTCAAAACCTAAGATAGATGGATTATAGCAAAGAGGTTGGTGCAGAAAATTACAAAATGTGTCTTCAAAATCATCAGATGACTGGAGCAAAAAATTATCTCTTTCTCTCGATTGCATTTCATTGAATAAAGCAAGGTCATCATCTTTCTCCTTGAAGAGCAATCCACCTTCAAGACTGCGGCCTCGCCTATGGTTCTCGGCTCTGGGCTCTCTCGCGGGAGAATATCTCAGTGCTGGAGAAGGCGGCATCTCCACTACAAGTTAAACTTTCTCACTTGAACCTCTCCTTGCTCCCACAACTAAAACAGCCCTTTTTCCAAAGCCAATTGCCCATCACTTGCATCCAACTATAGCATACAACTGCATTCACATTGTTGTTTTCAAAAGCCCCATTAATTTAATCCGACTTCCAGCAATCCAAGACACAGCAACTATACTGATATAATTCACAACAACTAAATAAACTGTACCATTCAAATGCGGAAGTTTGACAACTATATCTAATAAGCACGAAATCAAACCTTCACCTTGCAATACAATCTCCAAAAACCCTAAATTCCCATCACCCTAATCACTCTGGAACCAAACCATAACATTTCACCGCTCACCCCTACTCAAATACAGCTTCTATTAGCTGTTTGGTCTTCCAATGAAGCTTAAAATTCCAAAAACAAATCAACCCGCCGTTAGAAGTCAGTGAAAGCAGCTTGACTTGAGTAACCAAAATCCCGAATAAAAATTTCTTCAAATATATATGGAAAGCTCGTTTAATCCGAAAAAAGATCTCGAATTGGAAGACCAGGAGAACTTTAAATGCCAATAACAATGCGAATAATGTTGGGTACCAAGCTCGGATCTATAGCATTTAATGGGATAATTTAGTGAAAAATATTAAGCAGATCGGAGAGGATAGGTTGTAAAGTTTctagttttctctctcctccgATACAATGAGAGAAAGTTGCAAAGAAAATTTGCATAACTAACCTctctatcgtttctttttcttttcttctagcTGCTCAGATTTGCTTCTTTCCTCCGTAGCAAGCTTTCAttgtttttcccttttttttcctCTCTTTTCCTTCCCAGTTGCTTACTTTCTCTTTGCTCTGtgatatttccttttttttctaattttcttttgtttttcattattttgaAGGAAATAattgcttttttctttttttttttgacaatttatatacaaattacttgataaatatatatatttgtgaATTTATAGTCTAGAAGTCTTTCTTTTTTTGTAAAAATCGTGGAGACATATTTTAACTTTCTACATTTAGGGAAAAGAAAAATCTGTAAGCATTGTGGCAATTAAAAGATAATCCaaacaattattttataataaataatgaatcTTTGTTTTTCATtgagaataaattttttaatagacctatttaatttaatttgattaattaatttcactCACAAGATTTAACACGTGCtccttattaaaaaatagataatttaaTATCTCAATAATACCTAtagataattatatattttatttttttttatttatgtataatttaattgatattatatgaatttgataaatatttaatattttttgaaaactattattttttaaatgtttaataagAATTGTGTTTTTATGTTGTCATATTAAATAATGATGTGTTAGTGATTTGTTAACACATAATTAATTTGGATAAAGATCAACATTTGGTTACAAGTCCATTTCAATATTACATTGGCCCATCATAGCTTCTCTTTTCATTCTTGCTCTCCATTGGGACCCATCATCTACTCTCCAAATTAAGGTaagatatttattaaaaataatatatttttttaacaaaaaaaataataaaattttatttattatatgctAACATCAAGTGTCAACTTAATTTACAGCTATTTTCGTAAATCTATTATATATTAGCGTAAAtgcaattaatattattttatattacaataaacatttataatgaaataatcttttataatagattttttaaaattattgaataaaatttaaatggttATTTATGTTTCTTAaggttattattaaaaatatataaaatttcaaaagtgCTATAgtaagaaataatttaaaattataaataatttgcgGAAACAGCGTGAGACGACGCAGTTTTAGACTTTTGACCAATTCTTAGCACTTTTGGGGCTAAGCACACGTGAGGACCGTGGGTTTCCAATCGGGTTAACGATAACAAAAGGCTAGTAAGTCAGCTACGATCAAATAATAGAGACTAGTGGCGCATATATAGCTGGAAAGTGTGTCTTCTTACATGCCACGTGGCACAGATCATTGGTTAAATCATAGGGATCTAACGGTTAGAAACGTGCAATTATTTAGCttttaagatttattttttcatttccaAGACGAGGATGTCTTAATAATATTTGTCTGATACATGACCATTTTCAGAGATCTTACTGGTCAAAGTTCAACCAACTGTTTCCTCAGCACGAGTGCCCCTAGATTCTCGCTCTCCTTTCGGGCCTCAATTTTGGTTGGATCTCAAAATCTAAcagattattttttgaattttactatttaatataaaaatacttattaattaatttatcagttttaaaaaatatattaaaatatataattaatatttttattaaatattataaaaatatatataatatacttattatttaatcattatagaatatttattaattaaataaattattttaaaatatccttcaaaattttaaaagtgtaagaattaatatttttattgttgtCTCCCATGATAACAGATAAATATACTCTTATTAAGTTTTGAGataagaaagagagaaagaaaaattttaaaggcaaaatgaaaaaaaattctttgaCGAGTGTTTCTCTTTGCGTTCATCGGTTGGTTTCCATTTAGGTTTGTTTTTTGAACATTTTCATACTTTTTGGCTAGATGAAGGTTCTTTTAGTTTTGTGGCCGTGACTTCAGCATTGCATTACTCCTCATCATCGGCTTGACTTTAGAATTGTTATTTGTTTCTTATCTTGTCATCTTTCTAATCGTTGATTTTAGGATTAATTTATGGCAATTAAATATTAGGGTTTGTATGTTATCTCTAGTTTGCTTGATTGATATTCGTTAGATTGAATATGGACTGGTGATAATAGGTGTCGGAGTTTTGTATTTGACTTCTTAAGATGGCTTATTGACTATATGAAATTTAGAATGTCAAAGACTGATCTGTTATCTAGGAATTTTGATCGGCGAAATATATAATGATTTagagaaattatatttttttgtgCATAATTGTTTTCATTGGTTTCTCTTTTCTAACttcaatttgattatttttttttagtcttTGTTTGATTTGGTACTTTTTCTGTGAATTTTTCATTAAGTGATCGAGTTTGTTTTGTTGTGAGGGAGAGTGCTTGATGGATAGATGTGAGAAATGACGACTTcgctgactttttttttttttattagtcttTCTGAATGACCTTATATATCTTACTATTGGGAACATATCTTGTTTATATTTTGGATTAGTCTATTTAGACCTTGCAAAAATGCAATGAATCATgcatttgattaaaaaataacttgGCTCTATTAGTCTAGCATTcagattttattcaaaaaaagttaaatatttatataaaaatttatatataattaattatagtatatattataaaatcaaaatttaattaattattataaatttctaaataaggctatttttcatattttttaatattaataaaaatttattttatgggttaaaaaaattaaattattttaagaaaataatttattcttttaaaaataataaattatttttcacacattaaaatttttattaatatcgctacatataaaattgataataaattttattttttaaaattaaaattaaaaaataaaaaataaattatcttattaaaaatattctcgaatatttttcatataaaatattttttatgaaaaatattttataaatataaattattttctgcaaATAAATCTAATCCATATATAAAGTATTTATTTCTGTTTCCATCATTTATCTTCCTCCTTTTGCTTCTCTATTGTCTATTGTACATCTCCAAAGATTT
Coding sequences within it:
- the LOC110629692 gene encoding uncharacterized protein LOC110629692, which codes for MPPSPALRYSPAREPRAENHRRGRSLEGGLLFKEKDDDLALFNEMQSRERDNFLLQSSDDFEDTFSKKLRHFSDFKLGISIPVRGENSELLNADGEKNDYDWLLTPPDTPLFPSLDDEPPAVNVASRGRPRSQPITISRSSTMEKSYRSSRGSASPNRLSPSPRSCNSSIQSRGRPSSASHSSPTPSQRPASPSRRPSPPPSKASPPGPRSSTPTPRRTSTGSGGRGVSPVRTSRGNSTSPKIRAWQSNIPGFPSEAPPNLRTSLADRPASYVRGSSPASRNGRDLSSKFRRQSMSPTASRSVSSSHSQERDRISLHSRGSVVSSGDDDVDSVQSIRVGSLDRLASKAADTFSNNRAVAFSKKPTRIISPSSAPKRSFDSALRQMDHRKSPQNMFRPLLSSVPSSTFYVAKANSARRSLMSRNSSVTTSSNASSDQGMSIAPYIEGSDPHQEDMAMESEKTRYSDAREEVFAFDKDDTLNKDVRHDADDGSSFQVGDVDRTPATECEPNDSEENSHHEIDMEMGCASESLCVKADLLEVDSSENAKVCSKCGRKFDAIEMIEKDINLCPDCSGQNNLVAATCLETEIVAPENSPLLSMNISEEHKPFDGLETQVAILKSRLQVHDEVESRVIQGGDDFNHSQALCHEQSHTSSQESCLARTLVEGDEQRIASQHRAVQPAGSYRQPDTDSEAQQLLHSSDHRSLKVDVSEGAGISLLLKRSSSIKGPVVQARSFTASTITYDDFSYSRDGANSLRSSFGHGSTSASSSIDFSSGRQVENRVQRQLSGRKSDMENYRYDTNNRPQSTGSSLPGTANHTYHALGLATSTHEENSEAFVGDMKHDGIEGAVVPDEGSCASNASFIGAVVPDKDSCDHSESNRIMGASTLGLSCHAVGVQFEENSVSSIPNYEDYHLHGNEGDLPNNTSSVSDTEASVVRPDPPVEMEHTMLSSSFDGRNDIVVAAHSSLASISEIEIENNCQSSPGSENDDVCTNSKSSINELQDVSVPTPSDKEMSASVLEHGNSDDSHGILEDSTVKVWGESKVRSLTLEEATDTILFCSSIVHDLAYRAATLAIEKEDSVPLEGSRPTVTVLGKSTADRKDSRSRTTGKRASKSMKARQKQMELDIKSPSTKTENDENANESTVRNVGLPNNIDSTKPPKLESKCNCTIM